Proteins from one Pirellulales bacterium genomic window:
- a CDS encoding PhzF family phenazine biosynthesis protein, which translates to MAIPVFQVDAFTEQVFGGNPAAVCPLETWLPDDTLQAIAAEHNLSETAYLRRAQPGVYDLRWFTPAVEVDLCGHATLASARVVFDHLEPWLDEVAFETRSGRLLVKRAGEKLAMDFPARRPVACAPPAGLIEGLGRQPQMVLKSRDFLAVFADEDEVRALVPNMALLKTVPSLGVIVTAPGKNIDFVSRFFAPQAGIDEDPVTGSAHSTLVPYWAERLGKTELHALQVSRRGGELWCKDLGERVEIAGQAVLYSRGTILL; encoded by the coding sequence GTGGCAATTCCTGTCTTTCAAGTCGATGCCTTTACCGAGCAGGTATTCGGTGGCAATCCCGCGGCGGTTTGCCCGCTCGAAACGTGGCTGCCGGACGATACGCTGCAAGCGATCGCCGCCGAGCACAATCTGTCGGAGACCGCCTACCTGCGCCGCGCCCAACCGGGCGTGTACGACCTGCGCTGGTTCACGCCCGCGGTCGAAGTCGACTTGTGTGGTCATGCGACACTGGCGTCGGCCCGCGTGGTCTTTGATCACCTGGAGCCGTGGCTCGACGAAGTGGCGTTCGAGACGCGCAGCGGTCGTCTGTTGGTGAAACGGGCTGGCGAGAAGCTGGCGATGGATTTCCCCGCGCGGCGGCCTGTTGCTTGCGCGCCGCCCGCGGGGCTCATCGAGGGATTGGGTCGGCAGCCGCAGATGGTGCTGAAATCGCGCGATTTCTTGGCCGTCTTCGCCGACGAAGACGAGGTGCGCGCGCTCGTGCCGAATATGGCATTGCTTAAGACAGTGCCCAGCTTGGGCGTGATCGTTACGGCGCCGGGCAAGAATATCGATTTCGTGTCGCGGTTTTTCGCGCCGCAGGCCGGCATCGACGAAGACCCGGTGACCGGGTCGGCCCATTCGACGCTCGTTCCCTATTGGGCCGAACGGTTGGGCAAAACGGAATTGCACGCCTTGCAAGTCTCGCGGCGCGGCGGCGAACTATGGTGCAAAGACCTCGGCGAGCGCGTGGAAATCGCCGGGCAGGCCGTGCTCTACTCGCGCGGAACGATCCTGCTCTAA
- a CDS encoding histone deacetylase, giving the protein MTLLYYDPRFLDHRTGAHPERPQRLEQIVAHLARTGLDSLTTRPAWEPVTDASLGLVHSLDYARELAAFAQAGGGHIESDTVVCAQSYDVARLAAGAATDAVRRVVAGEDRNALCLVRPPGHHALVNAPMGFCLFNNIAVAAAVATRELGLDRVLIVDWDVHHGNGTQDMFWEDPRVGFFSIHRWPFYPGTGWKDETGTGDALGSTLNLPIEFGLSRKEYIRCFADSLDRFATRIQPQLVLVSAGFDSHAEDPVGSLGLEIEDFEPLTDAVLNVADSYADGRLVSVLEGGYNPGILAGCVEVHLRRLLGSAHVE; this is encoded by the coding sequence ATGACGCTTCTCTACTACGATCCACGGTTTCTCGACCATCGCACCGGTGCGCATCCTGAACGCCCCCAAAGGCTTGAACAGATTGTCGCCCATCTGGCCCGGACGGGTTTGGACAGCCTCACGACGCGCCCGGCTTGGGAGCCGGTCACCGACGCGTCGCTGGGTCTGGTTCATTCGCTCGATTACGCGCGCGAGCTGGCCGCGTTCGCCCAGGCCGGCGGCGGGCATATCGAGAGCGACACGGTCGTATGCGCGCAAAGCTATGATGTCGCCCGACTGGCAGCAGGGGCAGCAACGGATGCGGTGCGACGCGTCGTTGCCGGCGAAGATCGGAACGCCCTCTGCCTCGTTCGCCCCCCCGGCCACCACGCGCTGGTCAACGCGCCGATGGGTTTTTGCCTGTTCAACAACATCGCCGTAGCGGCGGCGGTCGCCACGCGCGAGTTGGGCTTGGACCGGGTCCTGATCGTCGATTGGGACGTTCACCACGGCAACGGAACCCAGGATATGTTCTGGGAAGATCCGCGGGTGGGATTCTTCTCGATTCACCGCTGGCCGTTTTACCCCGGCACCGGCTGGAAGGATGAAACCGGCACGGGGGACGCGCTGGGAAGTACCCTGAATCTGCCCATTGAATTCGGCCTGTCGCGCAAAGAGTACATACGCTGCTTCGCCGATTCGCTCGACCGCTTCGCCACGCGTATACAGCCGCAACTGGTGCTGGTCAGCGCCGGCTTTGACAGTCATGCCGAAGACCCCGTCGGTTCGCTGGGCCTCGAAATCGAAGACTTCGAACCACTCACCGATGCCGTGCTGAACGTCGCTGACAGTTACGCCGACGGTCGGCTGGTCAGTGTCTTGGAGGGGGGATATAACCCCGGTATCCTGGCCGGCTGCGTGGAAGTCCACCTGCGACGGCTGCTGGGATCAGCGCATGTCGAATAG
- a CDS encoding SRPBCC domain-containing protein codes for MANPKAVFGGEEHFQATPERLYAQLTDLDGMTKILPDIVSAERVDDHSLRAVVRPGFSFLRGTMRLLISLADRQPPTSATMNVAAEGIGVSMRVASTLNIAPDGAGSKLTWEARIEELKGLAAALSPGLIKAAADQVIRHAWTQVRTELGE; via the coding sequence ATGGCGAATCCCAAAGCTGTGTTCGGTGGTGAAGAGCACTTTCAGGCCACGCCCGAGCGGCTGTATGCCCAGCTCACTGATCTGGACGGCATGACGAAGATTCTGCCCGACATCGTGTCGGCCGAGCGGGTGGACGATCATTCATTGCGGGCCGTAGTGCGGCCGGGCTTTTCGTTTTTGCGCGGCACGATGCGACTGCTCATTTCGCTGGCCGACCGGCAGCCGCCGACGTCGGCCACGATGAACGTCGCGGCCGAAGGGATCGGGGTTTCGATGCGTGTCGCTTCGACCTTGAACATCGCGCCGGACGGCGCCGGGTCGAAGCTCACTTGGGAAGCTCGCATCGAAGAATTGAAAGGTTTGGCCGCGGCCCTTAGTCCCGGGCTGATCAAGGCTGCCGCGGATCAGGTGATCCGTCACGCCTGGACTCAAGTCCGAACAGAACTCGGCGAATAG
- a CDS encoding ABC transporter ATP-binding protein: MTSPVVQEPAVVVEGLRYRFAEREAPSLSDITFTLAPGTLNVVAGRTGSGKSTLLRALAGLIPHHAAGEMLGSVQLFGRDTRSAGTHELAATVGLVLQSPDEQLCTTSVESEMAFGLANLGLPVEEITHRTGHWLDRMQLAAKCHQSTTTLSGGQKQRLLLASVMAMGTRLLLLDEPLAQLDPLGAADLLDLLDELRRDGLTIIVAEHRLEDLMSRADRILIVDRGQVLADGIAQNADIQEALKSTRLVVDARINKHSNASHADIATKNPHPIISASNLAVRFSRKLPPIWQGLNLAIQPGERVTVVGPNGSGKSTLLHVLAGLQRRSEGRIEMSAGERGIAPVALVPQNPDLTLIAPTVADELSFGPRRFGLSVEEATSRSHDVAERLGIAELLDEPPLALSQGQRLRVALASVLTIRPRLLLLDEPTTGQDPGEVQRLLAVLTESVAKGETGAILFSTHDLRIAAQFASRVLVLADGKVLADGPTSVYLADEALLERARLRRGTRMASNGLQAHAPESENIASRAGAP; encoded by the coding sequence ATGACCTCGCCCGTCGTGCAAGAGCCGGCCGTTGTTGTCGAGGGACTCCGCTACCGCTTCGCCGAGCGGGAAGCCCCCTCATTGAGCGACATTACTTTTACGCTCGCCCCGGGTACGCTAAACGTCGTCGCCGGTCGCACGGGGTCGGGCAAGTCGACCTTGCTGCGGGCCTTGGCTGGCCTGATTCCTCATCACGCCGCCGGAGAAATGCTGGGCAGCGTGCAATTGTTCGGTCGCGACACGCGGTCGGCCGGCACGCACGAACTGGCCGCGACTGTCGGACTGGTGCTGCAATCCCCCGACGAGCAGCTTTGCACCACCTCTGTCGAAAGCGAGATGGCTTTCGGCCTGGCGAACCTCGGCCTTCCGGTGGAAGAAATCACCCATCGCACCGGTCACTGGCTTGATCGAATGCAGTTGGCAGCGAAATGCCACCAATCAACGACCACACTCTCGGGCGGGCAAAAACAACGGTTGCTGCTGGCTAGCGTCATGGCCATGGGAACCCGGTTGTTGCTGCTCGACGAACCACTCGCGCAACTCGATCCGCTCGGCGCCGCGGACTTGCTCGATCTGCTCGATGAACTGCGCCGCGACGGGCTAACAATTATCGTCGCCGAACACCGACTCGAAGATTTAATGTCCCGGGCTGATCGCATCCTGATCGTCGATCGTGGTCAAGTACTGGCCGATGGCATCGCACAAAATGCCGATATCCAGGAAGCACTAAAGTCCACCAGGCTCGTCGTCGACGCGCGGATCAACAAGCATTCAAACGCGAGCCATGCGGACATCGCGACGAAGAACCCACATCCGATCATTTCTGCGAGCAACCTGGCAGTACGGTTCTCGCGAAAACTGCCGCCGATCTGGCAGGGGCTCAATCTCGCGATTCAGCCGGGCGAGCGCGTCACGGTCGTCGGGCCGAATGGGTCAGGCAAAAGCACCCTGTTGCACGTCCTGGCCGGACTACAAAGGCGGTCCGAGGGGCGCATTGAAATGTCGGCCGGCGAACGCGGCATCGCGCCGGTCGCCCTGGTGCCGCAAAATCCCGACTTAACGTTGATCGCGCCGACCGTTGCCGACGAACTCAGCTTCGGCCCGCGCCGGTTTGGACTGTCGGTCGAAGAAGCAACGAGCCGCAGCCACGATGTCGCAGAACGACTTGGCATTGCTGAATTGCTTGACGAGCCCCCGTTGGCTCTCAGCCAGGGGCAGCGACTGCGCGTCGCCCTGGCGTCGGTCCTTACGATTCGTCCTCGGTTGCTTCTATTAGACGAACCGACCACGGGACAGGATCCGGGCGAAGTGCAACGGTTACTCGCCGTGCTCACAGAATCGGTCGCCAAGGGAGAAACCGGGGCGATACTGTTTTCGACGCACGACTTGCGCATCGCTGCGCAATTTGCGAGTCGCGTGCTGGTACTCGCGGACGGAAAAGTGCTGGCCGACGGTCCGACGTCCGTGTACCTGGCGGATGAGGCATTGCTTGAGCGTGCTCGGCTACGTCGCGGTACGCGGATGGCCTCGAACGGTTTACAAGCACACGCGCCAGAGTCAGAAAATATTGCTTCGCGCGCAGGTGCCCCATGA
- a CDS encoding HEAT repeat domain-containing protein, with the protein MGVCRQPSTAILCGLLAAAHSCIMSGCRTLETPTDLAAQVAAHDGFRLPHDEPSAARPAAVELPPPAELADDGWAPAATTDDAPAPTYHWQHAALRNLMAQPPEDRPDLAQLLTNDDPVTVTNAAILLARAGDDTVDRCLTESVRNEHLRLPQRRAAIEAIAGQDGAVAGPALAELLDDYSQPNADGYAPELHADLLRGLARHVDASANRYFAEALISRNAEVRQAGLYAYTISRTGVLPEHALELRKDTNPRVRGAALACLAARRHPQALEFAEAALADFHLDVRLAAVRALGELGEPQAKTDLQRLLIHEPEMIRAGAILALSAAGDDVTVFASANDPSWQVRRSVAQSLMHFPTQRGTTIARQLLADRSAEVRRAVIDSVAGWPLGQSGPVLLTAMHEAPFATRKQAAEQLARRWPPALEFNSDGPPESRAEQLNALSENWQRTQLAGEPWAVPMPAVRGTSLEVATAAQPSPTALAANHAVLNSADPRIELFNQLVAEDVQARRTAAHQLADNAGKTPFDASTVAQLTEIAMAETDSLVWRDLLRATKDDTSATAVRMAYVGASHAAADVRRLACGHLAMHPDPAHATVLLRLLDDPNRTVALSAVEALGAAGMVTDPAPLERLLTNDDAVLRVAAARTLAINGFASGPAALTRMAGDADVETRRQAVCAMGQLRDIAFLDALVGRLDDDLSVRVAAVASLEQIVGRDVNVGDGQTPPPLANQVQGWKQWWAEQPGRAEQAARPDAAQRR; encoded by the coding sequence ATGGGCGTTTGTCGACAGCCAAGCACGGCGATTCTCTGTGGCCTTCTGGCCGCGGCGCATTCGTGCATCATGAGTGGCTGCCGCACGCTGGAAACACCGACGGACTTGGCGGCGCAAGTCGCCGCACATGACGGATTCCGCCTGCCGCACGACGAGCCGAGCGCGGCACGCCCCGCGGCCGTCGAATTGCCTCCCCCGGCCGAGCTAGCGGACGACGGTTGGGCACCCGCCGCCACGACCGACGATGCTCCGGCTCCTACTTATCATTGGCAACACGCGGCCTTGCGTAATCTGATGGCTCAGCCGCCGGAAGATCGCCCGGACCTTGCTCAACTACTGACCAACGATGATCCCGTCACGGTCACCAACGCGGCCATATTGCTGGCCCGGGCTGGCGACGATACGGTCGACCGTTGCTTGACCGAGTCGGTGCGCAACGAACACCTGCGGCTGCCGCAACGCCGCGCGGCCATCGAGGCAATCGCCGGACAGGACGGGGCGGTTGCCGGACCGGCGCTGGCCGAATTGCTCGACGATTATTCCCAGCCAAACGCCGATGGCTACGCTCCCGAATTGCATGCCGACCTGTTGCGGGGCCTGGCGCGGCACGTCGATGCTTCGGCGAATCGCTACTTTGCCGAGGCGCTGATCTCGAGGAACGCCGAGGTTCGCCAGGCCGGCCTGTACGCCTACACGATCAGCCGCACCGGTGTCCTGCCGGAGCATGCCCTCGAGCTACGTAAAGATACGAACCCGCGCGTGCGGGGCGCGGCCTTGGCTTGCCTTGCCGCGCGGCGTCATCCGCAGGCGCTCGAATTCGCCGAAGCGGCGCTCGCCGACTTTCACCTTGATGTCCGCCTGGCTGCCGTTCGGGCGCTCGGCGAGTTGGGAGAACCGCAGGCCAAAACGGATTTGCAACGATTGCTGATCCACGAGCCTGAGATGATTCGCGCTGGCGCGATCCTCGCACTCTCGGCGGCCGGGGATGACGTGACGGTGTTCGCGTCGGCCAACGATCCGTCGTGGCAAGTCCGCCGCAGCGTCGCACAGTCGCTTATGCACTTCCCGACGCAGCGTGGCACGACGATCGCCCGGCAACTGCTGGCTGATCGTAGCGCCGAAGTGCGCCGCGCAGTGATCGATTCCGTCGCAGGCTGGCCGTTGGGGCAGTCGGGTCCCGTACTGCTCACGGCCATGCACGAAGCCCCCTTCGCAACGCGCAAACAGGCGGCTGAGCAGTTGGCGCGACGCTGGCCTCCGGCATTGGAATTCAATAGCGATGGACCGCCCGAGAGCCGCGCCGAGCAATTGAACGCCCTCTCCGAGAATTGGCAACGGACGCAATTGGCCGGCGAGCCGTGGGCCGTGCCGATGCCGGCGGTCAGAGGCACGTCGCTCGAGGTTGCGACAGCCGCGCAACCGTCGCCGACGGCGCTCGCGGCAAACCATGCCGTGCTAAATAGTGCCGACCCGCGCATCGAGTTGTTCAATCAACTGGTCGCCGAAGATGTGCAGGCCCGGCGCACAGCAGCGCATCAGCTGGCTGATAACGCCGGGAAAACGCCGTTCGACGCCTCGACGGTCGCACAACTGACCGAGATCGCGATGGCCGAGACCGATTCGTTGGTGTGGCGCGATCTGCTGCGTGCGACCAAAGATGACACTAGTGCGACGGCCGTGCGGATGGCCTACGTCGGGGCCAGTCACGCCGCGGCCGATGTACGGCGACTGGCGTGTGGGCATTTGGCCATGCACCCCGATCCGGCACACGCCACGGTTCTGCTGCGACTGCTGGATGATCCCAATCGCACGGTGGCATTGTCGGCCGTCGAAGCACTCGGCGCCGCTGGCATGGTCACCGATCCGGCGCCACTCGAGCGGTTGCTGACCAACGACGACGCTGTGTTGCGCGTGGCAGCAGCACGAACGCTAGCGATCAACGGTTTCGCCTCGGGTCCGGCTGCGTTGACGCGTATGGCTGGCGACGCGGACGTGGAAACTCGCCGGCAGGCGGTCTGCGCGATGGGGCAGTTGCGGGACATCGCGTTCCTCGACGCGCTGGTCGGTCGATTGGACGACGACTTGAGTGTTCGAGTTGCCGCGGTCGCGAGCCTGGAACAAATTGTCGGCCGCGACGTCAACGTCGGTGACGGCCAAACGCCGCCCCCGCTGGCCAACCAGGTGCAAGGCTGGAAGCAATGGTGGGCCGAACAACCTGGCCGCGCCGAGCAGGCCGCCCGGCCTGATGCCGCGCAGCGCCGCTAG
- a CDS encoding acyl-CoA dehydrogenase family protein — protein MNADASKQLLADVDAYCQELRPSEELCYVEHRFNDQTIELAKKYKLLGMPIPVEYGGRGADSLTYARALARIGREGTGVRTFFSGQTSIGQYPILRYGNVDQHRRYLAPSSRGDMILAFGLTEPDAGSNPLEMTTTYRRDGNRYLLNGVKYLISNGGIANAVVAFGYPEGKTGKERRMSAFVVDTAGATFEAEDLHAKPGMFTANTGMFQMTDHPVPAENLLGEEGNGFRIAMGTLVSGRLSVAAGCLGVIEDCLTEALEYARTRVQHGKPIGKHQLIQEHIAQIEMARAASDALVERAALAKAASDADYSDAALALKADFLVAEAKFFATNAAWEAADRAVQIFGGRGWSELYRVGRHLQDVRVCRIYEGTDEIMKLKIASALLGKDFAAFG, from the coding sequence ATGAACGCCGACGCAAGCAAGCAGTTACTGGCCGATGTCGATGCCTATTGCCAGGAGCTGCGTCCCAGCGAGGAGCTGTGCTACGTCGAACATCGTTTCAATGATCAAACGATCGAGTTGGCGAAAAAATACAAGCTGCTAGGCATGCCGATCCCGGTCGAATACGGAGGGCGCGGCGCCGATTCGCTGACCTACGCCCGGGCCTTGGCGAGAATCGGGCGCGAGGGGACCGGCGTTCGCACGTTCTTCTCCGGACAGACCTCGATCGGCCAGTATCCGATCCTGCGATACGGCAACGTTGATCAGCACCGCCGTTATCTGGCTCCGTCGTCGCGTGGCGACATGATCCTGGCTTTCGGCCTAACTGAGCCTGACGCCGGCAGCAATCCGCTGGAAATGACCACGACCTATCGCCGCGACGGAAATCGATACCTGCTCAACGGCGTGAAGTACCTGATCTCGAACGGTGGTATCGCCAACGCCGTCGTGGCCTTTGGTTATCCGGAAGGGAAAACCGGCAAAGAGCGCCGCATGAGCGCGTTTGTCGTCGACACAGCAGGCGCCACGTTCGAGGCCGAGGACCTGCATGCCAAGCCTGGCATGTTCACGGCCAACACCGGCATGTTTCAGATGACCGATCATCCGGTGCCGGCCGAGAATCTATTGGGCGAAGAGGGAAACGGCTTCCGCATCGCAATGGGGACACTGGTCTCGGGCCGGTTAAGCGTGGCGGCCGGTTGCCTGGGGGTCATCGAAGACTGCCTTACCGAGGCGCTGGAGTACGCGCGGACGCGCGTGCAACATGGCAAGCCAATCGGTAAGCATCAACTGATACAGGAACACATCGCCCAGATCGAAATGGCCCGCGCCGCCAGTGACGCATTGGTCGAGCGTGCCGCCCTGGCAAAAGCCGCGAGCGATGCGGATTACAGTGACGCGGCCTTGGCATTGAAGGCTGACTTCCTGGTGGCCGAGGCGAAATTCTTCGCCACCAACGCTGCCTGGGAGGCGGCCGATCGGGCCGTGCAAATCTTTGGCGGTCGCGGCTGGTCCGAACTGTATCGCGTCGGACGTCATTTGCAGGACGTCCGCGTTTGCCGCATCTACGAAGGGACCGACGAGATCATGAAGTTGAAGATCGCGTCGGCACTATTAGGAAAAGATTTCGCCGCCTTCGGCTAA
- a CDS encoding CaiB/BaiF CoA-transferase family protein produces MPPLSGIHILDLSLLLPGPLATQILRDMGARVTKVEPPSPGDYMALWPPMVGPVSATYAAINRGKETMSLNLKEDADRQRFMELARDADVVLEGFRPGVIDKLEIGYERLRAINARLVLCSISGYGQNGPYAQRAGHDLNYQALAGVLSIAGGDATSPANPPLQVADTAAGSYAAAMLVLAALLEREKTGRGRHIDVSMSEQLLPLMSTLYAAAGAEEKDPRRDGELLSGGAPCYRIFRTSDDQYVTIGALEPKFWLALVTRLGMPELANAPFHGGPEADGTVVRLADAFATRTRAQCEAMFAEVDACCEAVLTFSEVCRHPQWVSRRSFVSFPTPDGRSLQLPKMPASLAGFETDERDK; encoded by the coding sequence ATGCCGCCACTATCGGGCATCCACATTCTTGATCTTTCGCTGTTATTGCCGGGTCCGCTGGCCACGCAAATCCTGCGCGACATGGGCGCCCGCGTCACAAAGGTCGAGCCCCCTAGCCCCGGCGATTACATGGCGTTATGGCCGCCAATGGTCGGTCCGGTCTCTGCGACCTACGCGGCAATAAATCGCGGTAAGGAAACCATGTCGTTAAATCTCAAGGAAGACGCCGACCGGCAGCGGTTCATGGAACTCGCGCGCGACGCCGACGTGGTACTGGAAGGTTTTCGGCCGGGAGTCATCGATAAACTCGAAATCGGTTACGAGCGGTTGCGCGCGATCAACGCCCGGCTCGTACTGTGCAGCATTTCGGGCTACGGTCAGAATGGTCCCTACGCGCAGCGGGCCGGACACGATCTGAATTACCAGGCCCTGGCAGGCGTGCTGTCGATCGCCGGGGGCGATGCAACCAGTCCCGCCAACCCACCGCTACAAGTTGCCGATACCGCCGCCGGATCCTACGCGGCGGCGATGCTCGTGCTGGCGGCGCTACTGGAGCGGGAGAAAACGGGCCGTGGCCGACACATCGACGTCAGCATGTCCGAGCAGTTGTTGCCGCTGATGTCGACTCTGTACGCCGCGGCCGGCGCGGAGGAGAAGGATCCACGCCGCGACGGAGAGTTGCTCAGCGGCGGGGCGCCCTGTTATCGGATCTTCCGCACCAGCGACGATCAATACGTCACGATCGGCGCGCTCGAGCCGAAGTTCTGGCTGGCCTTGGTCACTCGGCTGGGCATGCCGGAATTGGCGAACGCCCCCTTTCACGGCGGCCCCGAGGCCGACGGCACCGTGGTCCGACTGGCCGATGCCTTTGCCACCAGAACCCGAGCCCAATGCGAGGCAATGTTCGCCGAGGTCGATGCCTGTTGCGAAGCGGTGCTCACATTCAGCGAAGTTTGCCGCCATCCGCAATGGGTGTCGCGACGCAGCTTCGTTTCATTCCCCACGCCAGACGGTCGCTCGCTGCAGTTACCGAAAATGCCGGCGTCGCTGGCCGGCTTCGAAACCGACGAGCGAGACAAGTAG
- a CDS encoding energy-coupling factor transporter transmembrane component T, protein MSYSEVLTSTSDTWLARRDPRLKLAWLTAISLASVLVDSTTALLLLCAATLIVALALGWSARAWLFVGGLLLTVVWGTILSQAMFYTVEPRTRIVTLVPEFSVGRFSFEGLSLYREGSAYGLLQSSRIVAVMLAGLSVCLSTSPERLLAALAWLRVPSAVSFMTVAALGFLPTIADQWGTVRRSARLRGYRPRLWQLGTGVWHSWRTEAALLVPVIAAALRRAATLATSLTTRGFDAARPRTIYPVLRMNSGEQGALVLLFTGCLLLAALKSAYWLSVAGLVRIPALATCYEFARNWL, encoded by the coding sequence ATGAGTTACAGCGAAGTCCTGACATCCACCAGCGATACATGGCTCGCGCGACGCGATCCGCGGCTGAAGCTGGCCTGGCTCACGGCGATCTCGCTCGCGTCGGTGCTGGTCGATTCGACCACGGCGCTGTTGTTGCTGTGTGCCGCGACACTGATCGTAGCGCTGGCATTGGGCTGGTCCGCGCGGGCCTGGCTGTTCGTCGGCGGACTGCTGCTGACGGTCGTGTGGGGCACGATCCTGAGCCAGGCCATGTTTTACACCGTCGAACCGCGCACCCGGATCGTGACGCTCGTTCCTGAGTTTTCGGTCGGCCGGTTCTCGTTCGAGGGCTTGAGCCTGTATCGTGAAGGGTCCGCCTACGGCCTGTTGCAATCATCGCGCATCGTGGCCGTGATGCTCGCAGGCCTGTCGGTTTGCCTGTCGACCAGTCCCGAGCGATTGCTTGCCGCGCTCGCCTGGCTGCGTGTGCCGTCGGCCGTGAGCTTCATGACGGTCGCCGCATTGGGATTTCTTCCCACGATTGCCGACCAGTGGGGCACCGTACGACGCTCGGCGCGGTTGCGCGGCTATCGGCCGCGGCTGTGGCAACTGGGTACCGGTGTGTGGCATTCGTGGCGCACCGAGGCGGCGCTCCTGGTGCCGGTCATCGCCGCCGCCTTGCGCCGCGCGGCAACGCTGGCCACCTCGCTGACAACGCGCGGGTTCGACGCCGCACGGCCGCGAACAATCTATCCCGTATTAAGGATGAACAGCGGCGAGCAAGGTGCGCTGGTCCTCCTGTTCACGGGATGCCTGCTATTAGCAGCGCTCAAATCCGCCTATTGGCTCTCGGTCGCAGGCCTGGTGCGCATTCCCGCGCTGGCGACATGCTACGAGTTCGCGCGAAACTGGCTTTAA